ttttcctctctctctctctctttgatatgCAATACATTTTCAGCTCAATCACCATTGTAAATTCTCCATTGTACTTCCTGCTACTTACTATTTATGAATTTGGATGTCATTTCTCTAATTGCCtccaacaggaaaaaaaaagcttgcccACACGTAGGCTTCTCCATCAATTAAATCACTTGACGCCAACAATCATATGACAGCCGCACATTTCCATTTGTCGGGGGGTTGAAGGCAATCAATCTTCTTAACCTGTGCGTCTAATATGAAatgcagccccccccccccacatcccCCAACTCACATAGAAACTTTCATTGCAAACATCGCCTCTGCTCTGAGAGATTATTAGAGAGCTGAAGTGTCGTCATAAATCCAAGGGATTTATTTACATTGGGCTAATGGTGCTGGCTCTAATGCAGTACAGCCATTTGTCTCTTAGACTAACTGTGGGCAAATAGGAAGCAGGCGAGAGGGACTGTCGATGAAATTAAAATGCGGGGGAGACTCTGAATCGGAGGCCAGGCCATCGCAGACCAGGCAGGAATGTATTAGAGGTAATTGATTATAAACAAACGCTCATCATATTCAGTAATAATTCATGTGTAAAATAACAGGCAGGATGGGCACATCCATAATACtgatttttaaacataaacagaTCTGAACTTTGTAGTTTTCTGGCATCTGGAAGGCTTCAAATACTCCCTTTTTAAACAGAGTTTTAAAAAAGTGCCTCATCTTTATCTTACCTTACCATAACagtgacaaaataaatacatttctttttcatgaCACCAAGTATTTACATATTACTTCTAAAAAATCCTGCTAGGGCATTATCTTTGGACATAATGAATGTGTTTCTACATCTGTTGGATTGGGTCTTATTCAAATATAAAGGCacaaattggatgtctatgtGAAATGTTTGCCATTCATGACATGCTTATTTTTACGTTGTGTTTTAGCCGTGATATCTCGCAGCCACGAGGGTCCCGGTGAAATGGGCAAGTCTGTCAACATCCCCAAAGAAGACCACGAGAAGATGAAGGAGCTCTTTAAGATAAACCAGTTCAACCTGATGGCCAGCGATATGATTGCACTCAACAGGAGCTTGCCGGATGTCCGCTTGGATGGGTGCGTGACATGTTGATTGCATTTTCATCTATTAGTAATGTTCATATGAAGTTAGGTGTTCTAGTTTGCTAGTAAATAATGtacattaaaatgacattaCCTTTTAATGAGCAGTGAAAGTATCGAGTTTAGTCTTTGACTTTCCCTTGCATCTTGACATAAATTTTATGAGTTAAATCAAGATCAAAAAGCAATCTACTCATTAACACTTGTCATTTTTCTTGAACTCAATCCACAAATAGGCCTTACGCTTCTATCCCGCATTGCAGTTGTACTGGCATGAATGAATATAATGCCGACACGGCACATTTTATAATATGAAAACTATTTTGTGCACAATGTGTAAAAGATACTGCCTATAAATATTGCAGTGGCTTGTCACTTTTTTCTGAATGCCTTCGTAAGCTACAGGATTTCTAAATCGCTGACTCCGAATGGCAATAACAGTTTAGTGCTGGAGGGCAACCTGCTGGCCTCGATGTGTCACTCCTTCTTGTCACTCTAAATCGACGGGACTAAAGTAGCCGTGCTGTCCGCTCTGCTGACTTCTTTCACCCTCCGATACTTCTCGTTCCCACTCCTGGGTGCCCCGCTGCCTTATTATGTATTCAGCATTATCCAGTTGAGCGTCATTGTGGCTTCACCTTAACTGTCAACATCGACGGACAGCCATCCCATTCAGCCGAGGACGAGTGGGCGCCGGTGTCAaaattctttttgtatttttcactttcTTTCTGAGACATTTTTTCTGCAATATCTTGGTGTCCTTAGATGTACCCAGTGGgtgcagaaaaataaaattggcAACAAAATTTGGACACCATGCCACTACTTAATACTTAATAATAGACTGCACATTACATTACCTCCATCAACACACTGTtctagccaatcaaatgcaagCAATCCAAATGTCCCACTTCTTCATTTTAACGTCATTTAATACCCATTATTACATGCATGTGTTAGTGACGTCAAAAATggcagcagttttttttcaatacccGATATTGTATGTCTTTTTTAACAAAGCAATATAATgactcctttttattttaaaatctgtTACTAGTTTCtcatttattgccttttatcCTTGTCCTGTTTCAACCACTAGCTGTAAGACCAAGGTATATCCAGACAACTTGCCAAACACAAGTATTGTCATCGTATTCCACAATGAGGCTTGGAGCACATTGCTGCGGACAGTCCAGAGTGTCATCAATCGCTCTCCCAGACACTTACTTGTGGAAATTGTGCTTGTGGATGACTTTAGTGAGCGAGGTAGGTGAATGACACAAAATTCAATCTGGTTTAGAACAACCTTAAGATCATTAAAGCACAACACTTACTTCGATCAAGTGTTTTAGTTTAATGGTGTTATTCTGTTCATGATTCAGTATTTAAAATTCGACTACAGTAGTACAAAGTCGAGTGGAATTTTCACGTGTAaattgttttacattaaaataattgacTGATTTTATTATGTAAGTTCTGTTTAGTTAAAGGCTTCTCATTGATTTTTAGACTTCCTGGGGAAAAAGTTGGAAAACTATGTGCGTCCTCTTGACGTGCCCGTCAAGATTCTGCGGATGGAGCAACGTTCAGGTCTCATCCGAGCCAGATTAAGAGGGGCGGCTGCCACCAAAGGTCAGGTCATCACTTTCCTGGATGCCCACTGCGAGTGTACTATGGGATGGTTGGAGCCTTTGCTGGCTCGTATTAAAGAGGACAGGTACGGGTCATATTTACTATTTCATTTTGAAGCTTGATCCTGTCAATAACCAAGTTTCAAGCCACGATCTTAGTATATTAATTTACATTGACGTTGatttatattgtattattatggCTCCATTCCCAGGACTGCCGTGGTTTGCCCAATCATTGACGTTATCAGCGACGAGACTTTTGAATACATGGCAGGCTCGGATATGACTTACGGTGGCTTCAACTGGAAGTTGAATTTCCGCTGGTACCCCGTTCCCCAGCGGGAGATGGATCGCCGCAAGGGTGACAGAACGCTTCCTGTTAGGTACAAGGAATAATTTGTTCTCATTCCCATTTCGCCCCTTGAGAAAAGTGCTTTAATCAGATCCAGAGAGAAAGTCAGATTACTACAACAAACGTTAGACCATAGAAAAGTCCTGGTGtgttaatttcatcctaaaaatgAAAGCCTTGACAAAAATAGCACCTTTTCATACCATGTGATGCAAGCCAAGCTATTTAGACCTATTTAAAGATCCTCACTCTTGTTGAATTCCTTATCCAGGCGAATTAATTTTAAtcgtttttgcagaaaaaatacaaacacagcTTTGATGTTGTCCAATTTGCATTGTGGAATTTCCTTCAGGACCCCCACCATGGCAGGAGGGCTTTTCTCCATAGACAAAACGTACTTTGAAGAAATAGGAAGCTATGATGCCGGAATGGATATCTGGGGTGGAGAGAACTTGGAGATGTCTTTCAGAGTGAGTAACAATAGATTTCTAGCATCAATCAACGAACACTAAAAACTTCATTTGTGTCCACAAGGAGCACATCGAAAAGATATTCAGCTCTTCCAATTATTTTCCTGACTTATTTCTTATACAGACGAGGCCATTTGTTTAACTTGCTGACAGTGAACGGAAATGAAAGCCCATCTGGCTTTTAAGGAGACTATATAAAAATGCCATTTATCTCGCCTTGGCGTTCTTCTTAAGTGGGTGAAGTAAGCCTGAAGAAAACTTGGCAGAATCTTCTTTGAATTTATAGGAATTTCGTCATTATCTCTGTTCAGATGATAGTCGGAAACATCTTGGAAGTCTTTATAATGAGCGTCTCAATCATGAAGGGATGGAGTTTTTACTCCAAGTGGCAGAAATTGGCCTCTACAGACTATGGTGAAAGTTAATCCTTGTAATGCTCATTTAGACTCTAGAAGTAGAGCTAGTGAGAACATTGCTGATAAGTACATTTCATGATAAGGCATAAATGTTACCTCCTTTGTTTATTCGTCTTATGTCTCGCTTTGTAAATATATCGACTCGATACTACCAAAAGTACCCGCTACTTGATACAAAAATTGCAACTAGTATCGATTCACTTGGCTTCTGAATAATGGAATTCTGTCATTTCACATGCCCTGTTGTTTTCCACCTTTTATGACTCAGCATTCTATGTCTGTTTAGATTTGGCAGTGTGGTGGATCCTTGGAGATTGTCACATGTTCCCACGTTGGCCATGTTTTCCGCAAGGCAACTCCTTACAGTTTCCCCGGAGGCACCGGCCAAGTTATTAACAAGAACAACAGGCGGCTAGCAGAAGTCTGGATGGATGATTTCAAAGATTTCTTCTATATCATATCACCAGGTGCGCAAGTCCTATAAAGCTCCAGAGTTAGAATTTCATTCTGTTTGAAACAATGTCGCAGCACAACAAAGATTATTTACTTCCCCAACACAAAAACCAATGTGAGTGTGCAGACAGCGAGAAGAAGCTCACCCCTTCCATCTGTCCACTCACTAATGTGATTAGCCTGAAGCCAGACTCTGCCGGAAATCTCCACTTAAATGTTTTAGATACCTGCCAAGCTTGGAAGGATCGTCAGAAAATCGGTCGGATCATACAGTGCAAATTGTGATCTCTCAATTTCCTCTTAGAAGCTTGTGATGCATGAGCTTCTCTTCAAGCTTGAACTGATTGAGAATGATATGGGAATACTGCATATGAGTTTGGGGGCGGCGGCTTGTGATGCTATTTCGGAGATCCCTGAGCTGCACCCATGATTTGGGGGATCAAAGAGGCGATTCATCATGTCATTCTTAAAACAAACCCAGAGAGAAAGCAATTCTATAGGGATATTAGCGatgtaaaagtaataataataagcggCCTTTCATATGCATTGGTTTAGAATTTCACTTGCATTGATCACATTCTTGGTGTTTATTTAACTCTAGAAATACTCATTCCGATATATCATTTATCTCTAAAGAGTAGTGTGGATTCTAACATGAATCAAATTtactttacatttattttttgcttggcTCCAATTGTTTTGCAacctgaaataaaataaaaagtattattgACTCCTAAATTTTGAACTTTGCTTTTAGGGGTGATGCGTGTGAACTACGGGGACGTCTCTTCGCGCAAAGCCCTCCGTGCCGCCTTGAAGTGCAGACCTTTCTCTTGGTATCTGGAAAACATCTACCCGGATTCCCAGATCCCGAGAAGATATTACTCGCTTGGTGAAGTATGAGCTTTTTGTGTCCTCTGATCTCCCCCGATGCCACTGATACACTGGCTGGTCGAGCAAGTGAATCATATCTTTGCTTTATTTATTGCTTTGGGACAAATGGCATCTATGGAGGGTTTAAAGAAATATGATGGAGTCCGCTCGTGTTTAGCTTGTACTTGTGTGTTAAACAACCTGTGGGATGTCAACATTAGtctttgtgagaaaaaaaaaggttgttatGGGTAAAGAAAAGGGTCCTGGGCTTAGGATTTTGATCAACTTTTCATTGACATTCATTCAAACATGTCAAATCTCGTTTTTTTGCACAACTTACAACACTCGTCTAAGGGAAAACGTGGTTGCTATGGCGACCTAAAAATGTAGATAAGCGCAAAACTAAACTTTTTAATTTGggtcaaattaattcattatggTTTTATATCAGTATTTATCTCTCTGTTTTAAAGCCTCACATTGAAATAATGTGCCTTAATAACACTCTACACGTTCTTTCTTTCCTAttactgattaaaaaatatatttgatggCGCAGGCTTGACAGTATTTCCATTTTCCATAAAAGTTAATGACTCGCTGTGTCACCTGTAATTATTTTGTCTGGGTACAGATTCATATGTGATGAATAAATATGTTTGATGTGGACAGATCAGGAATGTTGAGACCAACCAATGTGTGGACAACATGGGACGAAAAGAAAACGAGAAAGTCGGCTTCTTCAACTGTCATGGCATGGGCGGAAACcaggtgaggggaaaaaaagtcaacaattcTTAGTCCTTTCTTGCTATGCTTCATTTTTGCATCTTTAAACAGTTCtcaataaaaattataataatttaagACTCCTACTTGTAAAAACACATATTAATAAGCCACAAAGCTTCTGAATTACCTGGAGATAtttggtatatttttatttattcttatgtTATTCAATTTCAAGTTTTTTCACCAACCATTGTGgatgtatctaaaaaaaaattaaagagggGTATcaacaattttatttaattgtgtAACGGTGCAAATCATAaatagaatacaaatatttcatggcTGCAACTCTAGTTGTCACTATAACCAacttgcatatttttggaaaatctgcagaaatatatttcacatgaCATCACTTATTGTTATCGTCGACTTAATTTCAGGTGTTCTCATACACGGCGGACAAAGAAATTCGGACAGATGACCTCTGTTTGGACGTCTCCCGTCTCAACGGGCCTGTCGTTATGCTCAAGTGTCACCACATGAAGGGCAATCAGATGTTTCAATATGATGCCGAGGTAAGAAGTAGCAACTTTTTCCTGCTAAAGGTTCTGTTTTCCTGGGGATTTGTCCAGTAGGTGGTACtgtgtgtcatttttattttattttgcacgCATGTTTCACCGGATCAGCTGTGTTTTTCTATTCTTCTTTTACACAGTATGTTGGCAAATGGGAATATGATTTTCAGGTAGGTCAGCATCAGGACCAGTCATATGAGTAACATTTGTGTTAGTCTGTGAATCCCACATAGTgccatttttgtctttaaaaagtaTGTGGAGCGTTGTAGGTTAGTATATATTACATCATAAGTCTTGTGACTTTGCCCCTGTAGAATGAAGAAAAGTGTTTTACCCAATACATATTTGTCCAATAAATATACAAGAGTAAAATTACAGTACCAGTAATGTTCGATAagaagttttgttttttaaaacggTAAAAATGCCCTGGGTATTTATGATATTTGGACATTTCACACATGGTTTAATGGCCCTTTTAGGGCCTCATAAATTGGAGGACGTTGGGTTGCTATAGCGAAGAAAGtacaattaattaataaatgtgtttgtttaaatttacaacaaccaaaacaatgttgaaaacaaaactgacagttttccTCTGCAGTAAATCTTAATGTAAtccatttctttattttcttggaGACAAATGACctctgcaaaaataaaaaacaagttaatttATGAAGGTCGACATTTGTTTTGAATACAAACTAGTTTAATTGAATTTCTGTACCGTCTCACAATATTACAAAAGTGCTATGAAAGTTGAGTCGAATATTGTTTCCCAATGTTTATAGAGCCATAGCACCCATTTCACTTTTTATAACATAATTAAAATGTCACAGAAAGTGGATGCTGATCGCTTATTAATTTACTCACCTCATCTCTGCATAAAATTTGGGGGTGTTTTAATGGGCACAATTGTGCgttattgtaattattattctttttttataacaaTATGGGATACATAGGATTTTTGTTGTTAATTGGTGAAACATTTCACTCATTAATGACGGACGTATAATGTACAAATAGTAATCACAGAATATATGTTTTGGTAGATACTAAAATTAGCGcattcatacagtatttcattAAAAGCTTTAAAGGTGATTAATGTCTCATCCATTTTGCCTGGGAGGACCGGTGGCGGTCACTGGCAGTGGAGGACTGTTCTCTCTTATATATAGAGCCGCAGGGCTTCACCGCTGTTTATTTTTAGCATGCGTGTGCCTAGAGTGGCTCGGGTACTGAGTTCTATTTGCTCACCATTTTCCTGAAATATAGTTTGTTTAACGTCGAGTTGCAACTCTTTCATTTAAAGGTAATTTTTACATTGCGTACAGattttttgaaataatatttGGTGCGCCAAAGGAGCAGGGACCCCTGCTTTAATTGGTCTGACCAGACATTGTTTTGAGGAGCTTCGTCTTCAAAATAGCGCAATGTGGTGTTAAATGTTCCTCAGAGATATGAACAGCATTGTAAAGAGCAGACTATTTTTAGAGGCGTGATTCCAGAGAGAACGTTGGTATTTGTTACACAAgggggaagagaaaaaaacaatcaacatgactagatgagatgagaattgtCAAGTATAAGAGGAAGAACTggatttttgtcaattttgcgAGATGCATACTATAGTGAAGATTTGACTATACATCAACTTTGATTGGGCAAGAGGGAATTTAACTCATTCTCTGCTATAACTATGAGAAATATCCACCCTGTTTGAATTAGTTGGTTCTGTCAGTGAATGTGTCAATATTCTATTATAgttatgaaatgatttttaggCCTATacttaattttaaaagaaaatacagattCAATTACCagaaaattgtcaattttttgaCTTAGCGCACAACGTGGCGTCAACTTACCATGAACTTATTGATATTTCTCAGCCAATAAGTTCCCCTTAAGAATGGCTAATCATTAGAACCCCCACATCTGAAGCCTTGCCTCCGTGTTGGTTCAAGGGGGTCCTGAGAGACATAGCACTGCTGCGTATGTTATTCAGTATTTGTACAATTTTGCAGATCCTTCAAtcgaagtaaaaaaaaaaatccaagtcaaaGTGAGCAATATCTGTCTTCTGGACTGTGAAAGTGAGTTGAAGTGTAGCCCTTTCCACCAGTTAGGATAATGAGGATCACCTTGATGGTGAGAATACTCACTAAGCGTTATCCCTCCTGCTGTCACTCAACCACTGGCAGAGATATTACATTCCAAATCTTGAATATCATGATGGTTCTGCACTCCCACTTGAATAACATGGCAGACTAAGTGTGCTTAATATCATCTAAATTGG
Above is a window of Stigmatopora nigra isolate UIUO_SnigA chromosome 11, RoL_Snig_1.1, whole genome shotgun sequence DNA encoding:
- the galnt13 gene encoding polypeptide N-acetylgalactosaminyltransferase 13 isoform X1 codes for the protein MRRFVYCKVVLTTSLVWVLVDVFLLLYFSECNKCDDRKDRSLLPALRAVISRSHEGPGEMGKSVNIPKEDHEKMKELFKINQFNLMASDMIALNRSLPDVRLDGCKTKVYPDNLPNTSIVIVFHNEAWSTLLRTVQSVINRSPRHLLVEIVLVDDFSERDFLGKKLENYVRPLDVPVKILRMEQRSGLIRARLRGAAATKGQVITFLDAHCECTMGWLEPLLARIKEDRTAVVCPIIDVISDETFEYMAGSDMTYGGFNWKLNFRWYPVPQREMDRRKGDRTLPVRTPTMAGGLFSIDKTYFEEIGSYDAGMDIWGGENLEMSFRIWQCGGSLEIVTCSHVGHVFRKATPYSFPGGTGQVINKNNRRLAEVWMDDFKDFFYIISPGVMRVNYGDVSSRKALRAALKCRPFSWYLENIYPDSQIPRRYYSLGEIRNVETNQCVDNMGRKENEKVGFFNCHGMGGNQVFSYTADKEIRTDDLCLDVSRLNGPVVMLKCHHMKGNQMFQYDAEYVGKWEYDFQKHTFLHIITQSCLTISRLEDGTYGPTVEYCNNSPLQAWTLLNLTQLGVAKRLYFSPTDYFL
- the galnt13 gene encoding polypeptide N-acetylgalactosaminyltransferase 13 isoform X2, whose product is MRRFVYCKVVLTTSLVWVLVDVFLLLYFSECNKCDDRKDRSLLPALRAVISRSHEGPGEMGKSVNIPKEDHEKMKELFKINQFNLMASDMIALNRSLPDVRLDGCKTKVYPDNLPNTSIVIVFHNEAWSTLLRTVQSVINRSPRHLLVEIVLVDDFSERDFLGKKLENYVRPLDVPVKILRMEQRSGLIRARLRGAAATKGQVITFLDAHCECTMGWLEPLLARIKEDRTAVVCPIIDVISDETFEYMAGSDMTYGGFNWKLNFRWYPVPQREMDRRKGDRTLPVRTPTMAGGLFSIDKTYFEEIGSYDAGMDIWGGENLEMSFRIWQCGGSLEIVTCSHVGHVFRKATPYSFPGGTGQVINKNNRRLAEVWMDDFKDFFYIISPGVMRVNYGDVSSRKALRAALKCRPFSWYLENIYPDSQIPRRYYSLGEIRNVETNQCVDNMGRKENEKVGFFNCHGMGGNQVFSYTADKEIRTDDLCLDVSRLNGPVVMLKCHHMKGNQMFQYDAEKHTFLHIITQSCLTISRLEDGTYGPTVEYCNNSPLQAWTLLNLTQLGVAKRLYFSPTDYFL
- the galnt13 gene encoding polypeptide N-acetylgalactosaminyltransferase 13 isoform X4, translating into MRRFVYCKVVLTTSLVWVLVDVFLLLYFSECNKCDDRKDRSLLPALRAVISRSHEGPGEMGKSVNIPKEDHEKMKELFKINQFNLMASDMIALNRSLPDVRLDGCKTKVYPDNLPNTSIVIVFHNEAWSTLLRTVQSVINRSPRHLLVEIVLVDDFSERDFLGKKLENYVRPLDVPVKILRMEQRSGLIRARLRGAAATKGQVITFLDAHCECTMGWLEPLLARIKEDRTAVVCPIIDVISDETFEYMAGSDMTYGGFNWKLNFRWYPVPQREMDRRKGDRTLPVRTPTMAGGLFSIDKTYFEEIGSYDAGMDIWGGENLEMSFRIWQCGGSLEIVTCSHVGHVFRKATPYSFPGGTGQVINKNNRRLAEVWMDDFKDFFYIISPGVMRVNYGDVSSRKALRAALKCRPFSWYLENIYPDSQIPRRYYSLGEIRNVETNQCVDNMGRKENEKVGFFNCHGMGGNQVFSYTADKEIRTDDLCLDVSRLNGPVVMLKCHHMKGNQMFQYDAERLTLLHVNSNQCLDMPLEEDKMVLSLRDCSGNRSQQWLLRNMTLSL
- the galnt13 gene encoding polypeptide N-acetylgalactosaminyltransferase 13 isoform X3 gives rise to the protein MKLKCGGDSESEARPSQTRQECIRAVISRSHEGPGEMGKSVNIPKEDHEKMKELFKINQFNLMASDMIALNRSLPDVRLDGCKTKVYPDNLPNTSIVIVFHNEAWSTLLRTVQSVINRSPRHLLVEIVLVDDFSERDFLGKKLENYVRPLDVPVKILRMEQRSGLIRARLRGAAATKGQVITFLDAHCECTMGWLEPLLARIKEDRTAVVCPIIDVISDETFEYMAGSDMTYGGFNWKLNFRWYPVPQREMDRRKGDRTLPVRTPTMAGGLFSIDKTYFEEIGSYDAGMDIWGGENLEMSFRIWQCGGSLEIVTCSHVGHVFRKATPYSFPGGTGQVINKNNRRLAEVWMDDFKDFFYIISPGVMRVNYGDVSSRKALRAALKCRPFSWYLENIYPDSQIPRRYYSLGEIRNVETNQCVDNMGRKENEKVGFFNCHGMGGNQVFSYTADKEIRTDDLCLDVSRLNGPVVMLKCHHMKGNQMFQYDAEYVGKWEYDFQKHTFLHIITQSCLTISRLEDGTYGPTVEYCNNSPLQAWTLLNLTQLGVAKRLYFSPTDYFL